ATTTTTCTTAAGTTTTGAATCTGCAAATGCAAAAGTTTTACAACTTGAAGAAGTCCTTTCTTCTTCAATAAAAAACTATCCAAAAATATTAGAGGCACAGGAAAAAATTAAGCAAAAACAAGGCGAAGTTTTGTCAAAAGAAGGCTATTTTGATTTGGAATTTAATCAAAATTTATTCTCCAAAGCTAGTGGCTTTTATGATGGCAGGGTGGTTGATTCAAAACTAGAAAAAAGAATCCCAGAATTTGGTTCAAAAATTTATACAGGCTATAAAATTTCTGATGGTAATTTCCCAATTTATGAAGACCAATTTAACACCAATGAAAATGGCGAATATAGCGTTGGGCTGATGTTTTCTCTACTTAGGGATAGAGCGATAGATTCCCCAAGGTTTAATTTAATTTCCTCACAGCTCGCACTTCAACAAGCTGAATTTGAAAAATTATTCACGCAAGTTACCATTCAATATAAGTCTTTCAACGCTTATTATAATTGGGTTAGTGCAGGTTTAATTTATTATGTTTATAAAAACCTTCTGGAAATCGCAGAAAAAAGACAATCTGCCTTTGAAGAAAGAGTTAAAAGAGGTGATTTAGCAAAAATTTTCCTAACGGAAAATCGTCAAAATATCTTAAAAAGAAAATCGCAATTAGTTGAAGCTGAGAGGATTTTGAATAATCAAGCCTTTGAGTTATCCTTATTTTATAGGGATAAAAATGGAAATCCAGTAACACCAAGCAAAGAAAATTTACCAAAAAATTTTCAAGAAATTAATTTTGAAAAAACCAAAAAAGCTGATTTTGATTTTGCTAAAATCCGCCCTGATATTAAAATTTTAATTTCTGAAATTGAAATTCAGAGAAACAAAATTTTAATTGGTGAAAACTCAATAAACCCAAGGTTTGATATTGCAGTTGAGGCTTCAAAAGATAGGGGTGCTGGCTCAGCATCACTCGCAGAAGATGAGGCAAACATAATGGCAAAAGTTTCAATTCCCTTACAAAGGCGTTTAGGACAAGGGCAGATTGATGAAGCTAGAGCTTCAATTTCTCAGCTTGAAAAGCAAAAGCAATTATTACTTGATAATATCAACGCTGAAATTTCTTCAATTCAAGTTGATTTAGAAGCCAACACCGAAAAGCAAAAAATTACCGAAGAAGAAGTTCTGCTTGCCAAAAAAATGGAACAGGCTGAGATAAAAAGATTTTCAAATGGTGCTTCTGACTTTTTTGTAGTAAATATGCGTGAGGAAAAAACTGCAATCGCTAAAATCAATAATATCCTCGCAAAGCTTGACTATCTGAAATCTATTTCTAGATATTACTCAACGACAATCCAACTTGATAAATTTCAAATAAACTAAAATGAAAAAATTATTTCAAATTTTCCTTATCTCTATTTTAATTTCATCTTGTGCAGCAGGGGTTAATAATCAAATTTCCG
The sequence above is a segment of the Rickettsiales bacterium genome. Coding sequences within it:
- a CDS encoding TolC family protein produces the protein MRFFLLNIISFLALFFLSFESANAKVLQLEEVLSSSIKNYPKILEAQEKIKQKQGEVLSKEGYFDLEFNQNLFSKASGFYDGRVVDSKLEKRIPEFGSKIYTGYKISDGNFPIYEDQFNTNENGEYSVGLMFSLLRDRAIDSPRFNLISSQLALQQAEFEKLFTQVTIQYKSFNAYYNWVSAGLIYYVYKNLLEIAEKRQSAFEERVKRGDLAKIFLTENRQNILKRKSQLVEAERILNNQAFELSLFYRDKNGNPVTPSKENLPKNFQEINFEKTKKADFDFAKIRPDIKILISEIEIQRNKILIGENSINPRFDIAVEASKDRGAGSASLAEDEANIMAKVSIPLQRRLGQGQIDEARASISQLEKQKQLLLDNINAEISSIQVDLEANTEKQKITEEEVLLAKKMEQAEIKRFSNGASDFFVVNMREEKTAIAKINNILAKLDYLKSISRYYSTTIQLDKFQIN